In a single window of the Mesoplodon densirostris isolate mMesDen1 chromosome 16, mMesDen1 primary haplotype, whole genome shotgun sequence genome:
- the PKMYT1 gene encoding membrane-associated tyrosine- and threonine-specific cdc2-inhibitory kinase has protein sequence MPVPEEGTPPPLSGTPVPVPAYFRHAEPGFSLKRPRGVSRSLPPRPPAKGSIPISRLFPPRTPGWHQPQPRRVSFRGRASEPLQSPGYDPSRPESFFQQSFHRLGRLGHGSYGEVFKVRSKEDGQLYAVKRCMSPFRGPKDRARKLAEVGGHEKVGQHPCCVRLKQAWEEGGILYLQTELCGPSLQQHCEAWGASLPEAQVWGYLRDTLLALAHLHSQGLVHLDVKPANIFLGPRDRCKLGDFGLLVELGASGASEAQEGDPRYMAPELLQGSYGTAADVFSLGLTILEVACNMELPHGGEGWQQLRQGYLPPEFTAGLSSELRSVLTMMLEPDPKLRATAEALLALPMLRQPRPWTVLWYMAAEALSRGWALWQALLSLLCWLWHGLAHPASWLQPLGPPATPPDSPPCSLLLDSSLASNWDDDSIGPSLSPEAILARAAGSTSTPCSGSPAPWGRYTLRDSLDLSDIDSEPPQGTFPAFEPRNLLSLFEDSLGPT, from the exons ATGCCTGTGCCCGAAGAGGGCACCCCGCCACCCCTGAGTGGCACCCCCGTCCCGGTCCCAGCCTACTTCCGCCATGCAGAACCTGGCTTCTCCCTCAAGAGGCCTCGGGGTGTCAGTCGGAGCCTCCCGCCCCGGCCCCCTGCCAAGGGCAGCATCCCCATCAGCCGCCTCTTCCCTCCTCGGACCCCAGGCTGGCATCAGCCCCAGCCCCGGCGGGTGTCGTTCCGAGGCCGAGCCTCCGAGCCCCTGCAGAGCCCCGGGTATGACCCGAGCCGGCCGGAGTCCTTCTTCCAGCAGAGTTTCCACAGGCTTGGCCGCCTGGGCCACGGCTCTTATGGAGAGGTCTTCAAG GTGCGCTCCAAGGAAGACGGCCAGCTCTATGCCGTGAAGCGCTGCATGTCGCCTTTCCGGGGCCCCAAGGACCGGGCCCGCAAGCTGGCCGAGGTCGGCGGCCATGAGAAGGTGGGGCAGCACCCGTGCTGCGTGCGGCTGAAGCAAGCCTGGGAGGAGGGCGGCATCCTATACCTGCAGACAGAGCTGTGTGGACCCAGCCTACAACAACACTGTGAGGCCTGGGGCGCCAGCCTGCCCGAGGCCCAGGTCTGGGGCTACCTGCGGGACACCCTGCTGGCCTTGGCCCACCTGCACAGCCAAGGCCTGGTCCACCTTGACGTCAAGCCCGCCAATATCTTCCTGGGGCCCCGGGACCGCTGCAAGCTAGGTGACTTTGGGCTGCTGGTGGAGCTGGGTGCATCCGGAGCTAGCGAGGCCCAGGAGGGAGACCCTCGCTACATGGCCCCCGAGCTGCTTCAAGGCTCTTATGGGACAGCGGCAGATGTGTTCAG TCTGGGTCTCACCATCCTGGAGGTGGCGTGCAACATGGAGCTGCCCcatggtggggagggctggcagcaGCTGCGCCAGGGCTACCTGCCCCCTGAGTTCACTGCTG GCCTGTCTTCTGAGCTGCGTTCCGTCCTCACCATGATGCTGGAACCTGACCCCAAGCTGCGGGCCACAGCCGAGGCCCTGCTGGCCCTGCCCATGCTCAGGCAGCCGCGGCCCTGGACCGTCCTGTGGTACATGGCTGCCGAGGCCCTCAGTCGAGGGTGGGCCCTGTGGCAG GCCCTGCTTTCCCTGCTGTGCTGGCTCTGGCACGGGTTGGCACACCCTGCCAGCTGGCTGCAGCCCCTGGGTCCGCCGGCCACCCCGCCTGACTCGCCGCCCTGCAGCCTCCTCCTGGACAGCAGCCTCGCCAGCAACTGGGATGACGACAGCATAGG GCCCTCGCTCTCTCCAGAGGCCATCCTGGCCAGGGCTGCCGGGAGCACCTCCACCCCCTGCAGTGGCTCCCCTGCCCCCTGGGGCAGGTATACTCTGAG GGATTCTCTGGACCTAAGTGACATTGACTCAGAGCCCCCACAGGGCACCTTCCCCGCCTTTGAGCCTCGGAACCTCCTCAGCCTGTTTGAGGACTCACTGGGCCCAACCTGA